A section of the Pochonia chlamydosporia 170 chromosome 2, whole genome shotgun sequence genome encodes:
- a CDS encoding C6 transcription factor (similar to Aspergillus flavus NRRL3357 XP_002381760.1) has translation MADHHEPQFLSPGSSSTADEYSANPRFIELQEELRCVLFAGVNSHDPSKAATPEPTADEQRQAEELPLFQSKFDFSRVPDIPKIKLIHYFKNWIIECAPYLDKFDDERHFGIHVPIMAERSPPLFYAVLAFSARQIERKALLEKSYDSLELYQESIRLLAPGLQAKDPNMLVTACILAVLELMSGSPRNWRRHIEGCATLFEFFEITGFSGGLLQGVFWCYARMELCGAIISGGAESTVLPLNKWVPPLPAGLTTNDEADDFARRVFYQSGRDNTGMHANWSVYLCAKACDLMYRRTRYLELQEPDELDTRPFTDQWTRLWEDLQFWLESRPWSMLPTATTPPPEPSQEQVFPTILFSNYPAISSNQMYHAACILMLETRPPEVQLPSPQSSPIWHARRVCGISWTNPHKASLINAIQPLYLAGRLLTHPSEQVQVARLFRIIDRTTGWGALWRLRDLEAEWGYKPGEILGRMNV, from the coding sequence ATGGCCGACCACCACGAGCCACAGTTCCTGTCACCAGGATCATCATCCACTGCGGATGAGTACTCGGCCAACCCACGTTTCATTGAGCTCCAAGAAGAGCTTCGTTGCGTCCTCTTTGCGGGTGTAAATTCCCACGATCCAAGCAAGGCTGCTACCCCCGAACCTACTGCTGATGAGCAACGGCAAGCGGAGGAACTTCCGCTCTTTCAGTCCAAGTTTGACTTTTCCAGAGTTCCCGATATACCCAAAATTAAGCTTATTCACTATTTCAAGAACTGGATCATCGAATGTGCGCCGTATCTTGACAAGTTTGACGATGAGAGGCACTTTGGCATCCATGtgcccatcatggctgaaCGATCGCCTCCGTTGTTCTACGCCGTGCTGGCATTTTCAGCACGCCAGATAGAACGAAAAGCACTGTTGGAAAAGAGTTATGACAGCCTCGAGCTGTACCAAGAATCCATCAGATTACTTGCGCCAGGCTTGCAAGCCAAAGACCCCAACATGTTGGTGACGGCTTGTATCCTCGCCGTGTTGGAACTCATGTCAGGCAGTCCTCGCAATTGGCGTCGGCACATTGAGGGATGTGCAACGTTGTTCGAATTCTTCGAGATTACCGGGTTCTCAGGCGGACTGCTGCAAGGCGTGTTCTGGTGTTACGCTCGCATGGAGCTTTGCGGAGCAATCATATCTGGCGGCGCGGAGAGCACAGTTCTGCCGTTAAACAAATGGGTACCGCCATTGCCAGCAGGCTTGACGACCAACGATGAAGCAGATGATTTTGCACGAAGAGTATTTTATCAGAGTGGACGAGACAACACGGGCATGCATGCGAATTGGTCTGTGTACTTGTGCGCCAAGGCATGCGACCTGATGTATAGAAGGACGCGATATTTGGAGCTCCAAGAACCAGACGAGCTGGATACTAGACCATTTACCGACCAGTGGACCAGACTATGGGAAGACTTGCAATTCTGGTTGGAATCCCGGCCATGGTCGATGCTGCCCACTgccacaacaccacctccAGAGCCGTCCCAAGAGCAAGTCTTTCCGACGATATTGTTCTCTAATTACCCCGCAATCTCATCTAATCAGATGTATCATGCGGCGTGTATTCTGATGCTGGAAACTCGGCCGCCGGAAGTGCAATTGCCGTCTCCACAAAGCTCACCAATCTGGCATGCAAGAAGGGTCTGTGGGATATCATGGACGAATCCCCACAAAGCGAGCCTCATCAATGCCATCCAGCCGCTGTATCTGGCGGGGCGGCTATTGACGCACCCAAGCGAGCAGGTTCAAGTTGCAAGGCTGTTTCGGATAATCGACAGGACAACCGGGTGGGGAGCCTTATGGCGATTGCGGGACTTGGAGGCCGAGTGGGGATATAAGCCGGGCGAGATACTCGGCAGGATGAATGTATGA
- a CDS encoding MFS quinate transporter (similar to Neosartorya fischeri NRRL 181 XP_001266584.1), producing the protein MSSMPSDTEAASANVPLEPAQRVLAAKKSLWESIRSNPKVIFIAFFASLGGFEYGYQQGVLGQSLVMTRFVNNFPSVVQSSSATGWLTSVLQLGGIVGSLSAGVLGEIISRKYTMFIACCWVILGSYLYIGAKEGLPALLYAGRFFTGLGVGLFSGVGPLYNAELSAPEMRGLLVSFYQFATILGIMLSFWAGYGSNYIGGTGDSQSDMAWRLPSIIQGIPAVALALGIWFMPFSPRWLVKVGRDEEAKKTLAWMRKLPVDHELIQVEFLEIKAESVFEKKAFARDFPRMAEEGSKSAFREQIAQYINCFRTKDNAKRIITVIYYATNVFQSLGLTGGTIALLATGVTGVVFLISTVPAMLIIDRVGRKPMLLVGSVVMGVSMVIVGIIVAKFRHDWPNHVAAGWTAVALIWVYIAGFGATWGPVSWTLISEIFPLSIRAKGASIGAMSNWLNNFAIAFFVPPMLEAWAWGTYIFFAVFLTAGIFWVWFFLPETKNATLEEMDRVFGSHTGDERKPRCASCEARGVTCAYPDLQFIPKSTAGDVATAKPRSSSYTRIKFVNEPISPVSKSSDTNGNNRRDSDSLSQQLELRSSSYSSSSITIDSLLTTAPLAEDRKKERPLVDWDGYFDTQNVSAGRKQGALLRHFRYMMVPWMEAGDPTSRLGVDIMYLAQEHPPIQSVIVELAGHQMNLLHGRRDAAEVAKENSRVHALDGPAKRVADSLAGVAEYLRAGPLQWRHHASYEMSLLSSEHTALSIEEPLRSLCKLHSRFDLASSIILRQPPLTPLSFYSPQDFPSWDPDSPRAAYTWSLYHLTMVLHFTHDPAQPITHPLLQDAAHQTVPSYSSYPSSSAKWLALWKSCQTWRDRRPVPMRPILDIGNIEAGQIDTRADASFPIQLYTNALGMQANVAYHVSSLLLLMHKPRLLKLSGYQLSSTSQSWHVQTIAGIACTNDFAEQWDPVVVAALLFIARDMTHGSQQGALMGCFRKIRAGTGMRLDGELGELQGLWNVGRFV; encoded by the exons ATGTCCAGTATGCCTTCAGATACAGAAGCTGCATCGGCCAATGTTCCATTGGAACCGGCCCAGAGAGTTCTGGCAGCAAAGAAATCCCTGTGGGAATCGATTCGATCTAATCCCAAGGTCATTTTCATCGCTTTTTTTGCTTC CCTGGGTGGTTTCGAATATGGATATCAACAGGGTGTCCTTGGACAATCGCTTGTCATGACGCGCTTCGTCAACAACTTCCCCTCAGTGGTCCAATCGTCCTCTGCGACAGGTTGGCTCACATCCGTCCTGCAGCTTGGCGGTATTGTTGGCTCTCTGTCTGCAGGTGTATTGGGAGAGATCATCTCTCGAAAGTACACCATGTTCATTGCCTGCTGCTGGGTCATCCTGGGTAGCTACCTGTATATTGGCGCCAAGGAGGGGTTGCCAGCCTTGCTCTATGCCGGTCGATTCTTCACAGGTCTCGGTGTAGGACTTTTCAGCGGTGTCGGACCACTGTACAATGCAGAATTATCTGCTCCTGAGATGAGAGGTTTGTTGGTGTCGTTTTACCAGTTCGCCACTATTCTCGGAATCATGCTGTCGTTTTGGGCTGGCTACGGCAGCAACTACATCGGCGGTACAGGCGATTCCCAGTCTGATATGGCATGGAGACTGCCCTCGATTATCCAAGGCATTCCCGCGGTGGCCTTGGCCCTGGGTATCTGGTTTATGCCATTCTCTCCCCGTTGGCTGGTCAAGGTGGGCCGCGAtgaggaggccaagaaaaCCCTGGCCTGGATGCGCAAGTTGCCGGTTGACCACGAGCTCATTCAAGTCGAATTTCTCGAAATCAAGGCCGAATCCGTCTTCGAAAAGAAGGCCTTTGCCAGAGATTTCCCCCGTATGGCTGAGGAGGGCAGCAAAAGCGCCTTCCGTGAGCAAATCGCCCAATATATCAACTGCTTCCGAACAAAGGACAACGCCAAGCGAATTATCACGG TTATCTACTATGCGACAAACGTCTTCCAGAGTCTGGGACTTACCGGTGGAACCATAGCTCTTTTGGCGACGGGAGTGACTGGCGTTGTGTTTTTGATAAGCACAGTTCCGGCAATG TTAATCATCGACCGTGTTGGACGAAAGCcaatgctgcttgttggaTCCGTGGTGATGGGGGTCAGCATGGTAATAGTCGGCATTATTGTTGCCAAATTCAGACATGATTGGCCTAACCACGTGGCTGCGGGCTGGACAGCGGTCG CGTTGATCTGGGTGTATATCGCCGGCTTCGGAGCCACATGGGGACCTGTCTCGTGGACACTCATTTCGGAGATCTTCCCCTTGTCCATTCGAGCCAAGGGTGCATCGATTGGTGCTATGAGCAACTGGTTAaacaactttgccattgcgTTCTTCGTGCCGCCGATGCTGGAGGCTTGGGCATGGGGCACTTACATCTTCTTTGCGGTGTTCCTCACAGCAGGCATCTTCTGGGTGTGGTTCTTCTTGCCCGAGACGAAGAATGCGACCCTTGAAGAGATGGATCGGGTGTTTGGCAGTCATACAG GTGATGAGCGCAAACCAAGATGCGCGAGCTGTGAAGCTAGAGGCGTGACTTGCGCGTATCCTGATTTGCAGTTTATTCCCAAGTCGACGGCTGGAGATGTTGCGACTGCGAAGCCGAGGAGTAGTTCCTACACTCGTATCAAG TTTGTAAATGAACCAATATCGCCCGTCTCAAAATCATCAGACACAAACGGCAACAACCGCAGAGACTCGGACTCCCTCTCGCAGCAGCTGGAACTCCGCAGCTCATCctacagcagcagcagcatcaccatcgactccctcctcaccaccgcGCCCTTAGCTGAGGACCGCAAAAAGGAACGCCCGCTAGTCGACTGGGACGGCTACTTTGACACGCAGAACGTATCTGCGGGCAGGAAACAGGGCGCCCTGCTACGGCACTTTCGGTACATGATGGTTCCGTGGATGGAGGCCGGGGATCCGACGTCGAGGCTTGGCGTGGACATTATGTATCTCGCGCAGGAGCATCCGCCGATTCAGAGCGTCATCGTTGAACTGGCTGGACATCAGATGAATTTGCTGCATGGGCGACGGGATGCTGCGGAGGTGGCAAAGGAGAATAGTAGGGTGCATGCGCTGGATGGGCCGGCGAAGAGGGTGGCGGATTCGTTGGCTGGGGTTGCAGAGTATCTTCGTGCTGGGCCGTTGcagtggcggcatcatgCGTCGTATGAGATGAGTTTGCTGAGTTCAGAGCACACTGCGTTGTCGATAGAAGAGCCGTTGCGGTCGTTGTGCAAGCTTCACTCACGATTTG ATTTGGCATCCTCCATAATACTACGACAACCGCCCCTCACACCACTATCATTCTACTCACCACAAGACTTCCCATCATGGGATCCAGATTCCCCCCGAGCAGCATACACCTGGTCCCTCTACCACCTCACCATGGTCCTACACTTCACCCACgacccagcccagcccatcACCCACCCGCTCCTCCAAGACGCCGCCCACCAGACCGTCCCCTCCTACTCCTCCTACCCCAGCAGCTCAGCAAAGTGGCTCGCCCTCTGGAAGAGCTGTCAAACCTGGCGAGACCGCCGCCCCGTCCCCATGCGCCCCATCCTCGACATAGGCAACATCGAAGCCGGGCAGATCGACACCCGCGCAGACGCATCCTTCCCCATACAGCTGTACACCAACGCGCTGGGGATGCAGGCCAACGTCGCGTACCACGTGTCctcgctgctgctgctgatgcaCAAGCCCCGCCTGCTGAAGCTGTCGGGCTACCAGCTGTCGTCGACGTCGCAGAGCTGGCATGTCCAGACGATTGCGGGGATCGCCTGCACCAACGACTTTGCAGAGCAATGGGAtccggtggtggtggcggcgctgCTGTTCATCGCGCGGGATATGACGCACGGGTCGCAGCAGGGGGCACTGATGGGGTGTTTTCGCAAGATTAGGGCTGGGACGGGGATGAGGCTGGATGGGGAACTTGGTGAGTTGCAGGGCCTGTGGAATGTAGGGAGGTTTGTGTAG
- a CDS encoding C6 transcription factor (similar to Beauveria bassiana ARSEF 2860 XP_008601688.1): MVNRGRPSKDCAPCRKRKLRCDLHRPQCGQCQRAHLSCFGYRNPQDLIFHDQTPSIRAKAQRSIPKPPRPSWTIIARHDFLTHYVSGLSRSYDMLGPLYKATRQGSHLDVSVDAASLAFMAVRHSNASNLLHLAAERYVTALQLVNKALTTPHQAVGDDTLLAVLLLDLYEKLVCRDAHSATSWLRHMKGAIALIELRGEKNLSTDIGRRLAQRLYTCLVISCGVAGVRVPPELDYLKQSLDSYEQDPKWGVTTLNVHAINLVTDINEMDPGEIVVQATRLDDQFRQLQASLPPKWHPKRILRHESALTDQFIHGDGYDVYDNLFYTQVWNVIRIMRIHLHILTQQHSPSLEAQTQCTQFIETSINEICASATQFLTPDTTSKGFSLPQSLQCYTLLPPLYLAASVSRTPSTRTWVLSTLQYMAQGGLEMAHRTAQLLQTPTTFWDLYAQLGSYAFAA, from the exons ATGGTAAACCGCGGCCGCCCCTCAAAAGACTGCGCCCCATGCAGAAAGCGAAAACTCCGG TGCGACCTCCACCGCCCCCAATGCGGCCAGTGCCAACGCGCTCACCTCTCCTGCTTCGGCTACCGCAACCCCCAAgacctcatcttccacgACCAAACACCCTCCATCCGCGCCAAAGCCCAGCGCAGCAtccccaaaccaccacgcCCATCATGGACCATCATCGCCCGCCACGACTTCCTCACACACTACGTCTCCGGCCTCTCGCGCAGCTACGACATGCTCGGCCCTCTGTATAAAGCCACCCGTCAAGGCAGTCACCTCGATGTATCTGTGGACGCCGCGAGTCTAGCCTTCATGGCGGTCCGGCACAGCAATGCCTCGAATCTACTGCATCTAGCTGCGGAGCGGTACGTCACGGCGCTACAGCTCGTGAACAAGGCGCTTACGACTCCGCATCAAGCTGTCGGAGATGATACCCTCCTAGCGGTGCTGTTGCTAGACCTCTATGAGAAGCTGGTGTGTAGGGATGCGCACTCAGCGACCTCGTGGTTGAGACATATGAAAGGGGCGATTGCGCTGATTGAACTCCGGGGGGAGAAGAACCTGTCTACGGATATTGGGAGACGGCTTGCGCAGAGATTGTACACATGTTTGGTGATaagttgtggtgttgctggtgtgaGAGTGCCCCCTGAACTGGACTATTTGAAGCAGAGTCTCGATTCGTATGAGCAGGATCCGAAATGGGGCGTCACGACGCTTAATGTCCACGCTATTAATCTCGTTACTGATATAAACGAGATGGATCCAGGGGAGATTGTCGTCCAAGCGACACGATTAGACGACCAGTTTCGACAATTACAGGCGTCTTTACCTCCGAAATGGCATCCCAAGCGGATCCTTCGCCATGAGAGCGCTTTGACGGACCAGTTTATTCATGGAGATGGCTACGACGTGTACGACAACTTATTCTACACGCAGGTCTGGAACGTGATTCGCATCATGAGAATCCATCTCCACATCCTCACACAGCAACACTCCCCCTCCCTCGAAGCACAAACACAATGCACACAATTCATCGAAACCAGCATAAACGAAATCTGCGCCAGCGCAACACAATTCCTCACCCCAGACACAACCTCCAAAGGCTTCTCCCTCCCCCAATCCCTACAATGCTACACGCTCCTCCCGCCGCTGTACCTCGCCGCCTCCGTCTCCCGCACCCCATCCACACGAACATGGGTCCTCAGCACATTACAATACATGGCCCAAGGCGGCCTGGAAATGGCACACCGCACTGCGCAACTCCTCCAAACGCCCACCACTTTCTGGGACTTATACGCCCAACTGGGGAGCTATGCGTTCGCCGCGTGA
- a CDS encoding phytanoyl-CoA dioxygenase family protein (similar to Metarhizium robertsii ARSEF 23 XP_007817365.1), with protein MAKVFTSRDIKTYVDHVNQHGYVIIPNAFSPSQIADAKAELARLSTTPDAGPAVEAGRNPFEGLQTQRIYALLNKSRVFDNFALHSAVLALNDHFLDDGYLVTAFHSINIRPGEKAQSLHHDDEYITVPRPHRPFGTAIMIALDEYTETNGSTVIIPDSHTWGDRLPKRSEAQSVVMPAGSIMYFIGTLWHGGGENTSSEGRLALTVQYCQPWMRQLENQQLAVDWEKLDDIPPKLVAMMGYKN; from the exons ATGGCAAAAGTCTTTACAAGTCGTGACATAAAAACCTACGTCGACCACGTCAACCAACACGGCTACGTCATCATCCCCAACGCCTTCTCCCCGTCGCAAATCGCCGACGCAAAAGCCGAACTCGCACGACTATCCACCACACCCGACGCCGGTCCCGCGGTGGAAGCAGGCCGCAATCCCTTCGAGGGCCTTCAGACGCAGCGCATCTACGCCCTCCTCAACAAGTCTCGTGTGTTTGACAATTTTGCGCTTCACTCCGCTGTCCTTGCGCTGAATGACCACTTCCTCGACGATGGGTACCTCGTGACTGCGTTTCATAGCATTAATATCCGGCCGGGGGAGAAGGCGCAGAGTTTACACCACGATGATGAGTATATTACTGTGCCGAGGCCGCATCGTCCTTTTGGAACG GCTATAATGATTGCATTGGATGAGTATACAGAAACAAATGGATCGACAGTCATTATCCCCGACTCACACACCTGGGGCGACAGGCTGCCCAAACGCTCAGAAGCACAGTCGGTGGTCATGCCTGCCGGTAGTATAATGTATTTTATAGGCACGCTGTGGCacggcggcggggagaacaCCTCGTCTGAAGGACGGCTAGCACTCACAGTGCAGTACTGCCAGCCCTGGATGCGGCAGCTGGAGAATCAGCAACTTGCGGTCGACTGGGAAAAGCTAGATGATATTCCGCCGAAGTTAGTCGCCATGATGGGGTACAAG AACTGA